A genomic segment from Micropterus dolomieu isolate WLL.071019.BEF.003 ecotype Adirondacks linkage group LG03, ASM2129224v1, whole genome shotgun sequence encodes:
- the LOC123968337 gene encoding protein NDRG1-A-like: MVLEDNECDSVFEPQITEEHVETPYGNVHCIMTGTPRAHRPVILTFHDVGLNHKSCFDSLFNHEDMHEITRHLPVCHVEAPGQHEGAKTLPTAFAYPSMDQLSEALPAVLKHFGLRTVIGLGVGAGAYILARFALNHPELVDGLVLININPCAEGIIDSVANKITEWTHTLPDTIITHLFGKDEIQTNHDLIATYRHHITATMNQSNVSQFFRSYNNRTVLEVERPVPGGTINARTLKCSTLLVVGDNSPAVEAVVECNSKLNPTKTTLLKMADCGGLPQVDQPAKVIEALKYFIQGMGYLSSSSMTRLRSRTTSSSSISSFDGSRNRAHTNELQRGRAHSHGTEEKRGRSHTDVTMESISSSKMDQLTSKSTQVAC; the protein is encoded by the exons ATGGTCCTGGAGGACAACGAGTGTGACTCTGTCTTTGAGCCCCAAATCACT gagGAGCACGTAGAGACTCCGTATGGGAATGTCCACTGCATCATGACAGGAACTCCACGGGCACACCGGCCTGTCATCCTGACATTTCACGATGTTGGACTGAACC ATAAATCCTGTTTTGACTCACTGTTCAACCACGAGGACATGCATGAAATCACCAGACATTTGCCTGTTTGTCATGTGGAAGCCCCGGGACAACATGAAGGAGCCAAAACTCTGCCTACTGC GTTTGCCTACCCTTCCATGGACCAGCTCTCTGAAGCACTGCCCGCTGTCCTCAAACACTTTGG GTTGCGTACTGTGATTGGACTGGGAGTTGGAGCAGGAGCCTACATCCTGGCTAGATTCGCT CTGAATCACCCTGAACTGGTGGACGGATTGGTTTTGATCAACATCAACCCCTGCGCTGAAGGAATAATAGATAGTGTTGCAAACAAG aTTACTGAATGGACCCACACTCTACCGGACACAATCATCACACACTTGTTTGGAAAG GATGAGATCCAGACCAACCATGACCTCATAGCTACGTACCGTCACCACATCACAGCAACGATGAACCAGTCCAACGTCAGTCAGTTTTTCCGCTCCTACAACAACCGCACTGTTCTGGAGGTGGAGAGGCCTGTTCCTGGAGGAACCATCAATGCCAGGACCCTCAA GTGCTCCACACTGCTGGTTGTAGGAGATAATTCCCCAGCTGTGGAGGCCGTGGTCGAATGCAACTCTAAACTCAACCCCACAAAGACCACACTGCTCAAG ATGGCGGACTGTGGAGGACTTCCTCAGGTGGATCAG CCAGCCAAAGTGATTGAAGCCCTCAAATATTTTATCCAAGGCATGGGATACT tGTCCAGTTCCAGCATGACCAGACTTCGCTCACGGACAACCTCCAGCTCCAGCATCTCGTCCTTCGATGGCTCTCGGAACCGCGCACACACCAACGAGTTGCAGCGCGGCCGAGCGCACTCGCATGGCACAGAGGAGAAGCGTGGGCGCTCGCACACTGATGTCACTATGGAGAGTATTTCCAGCAGTAAAATGGACCAGCTCACCTCAAAGTCCACTCAGGTGGCATGCTAG